A region of the Lycium barbarum isolate Lr01 chromosome 1, ASM1917538v2, whole genome shotgun sequence genome:
GCAAACTTCCTAGCGCAAAGCTCATATCTGCCAATATCTCATCTCTTAGTTGCGCGGATATTCCAGCTACATACAAGGAACTCTTCTCAAGGTTTTCCTTGAGGCCCGACACGCTGGAAAAATGCTCAAATCTCTCCAACATGTATTTAATGGATCCCAAGTCAGCCCTGCAGCACATTATCAAATCGTCAGCAAAGCATATATGAATCAGATTCATCCTTTCACACTTAGGATGGTAGTTAAAATTAGGCTCGAATCGTACTTGCTTGAGGGACCTGTTCAAATATTCCATTGCCAACACAAAAAGATAAGGGGACATTGGGTCCCCTTGTCTAAGTCCTCTCTTTGCTTGGAACACAGGGGTTAATCCTCCATTTATCAAAATCGAGTAACTAACTGAAGTCACACATACCATGATCCACTCCACAAACTTTTGTGGCAACCCGAATTCTAGTAGAACCATTTTTAGGAAAGGCCATTCAATTGAGTCGTAGGCTTTTCGGATGTCCACTTTGATTAGACATCTAGGTGAAACTCCTTGCCTGGTGTATCCCTTCAGCAGTTCATGAGCAATTATCACATTATCTAGTATACTCCTTCCCTCAATAAAAGCTGATTGTGACGGACCCACTATGTAATCTACCACTATTTTCAGCCGCACTGTCAGAATCTTTGCTATTAGTTTATAAAGAGTGGTGCAACATGTTATGGGCCTGAAATATTTCACATATGTAGGATTCGACACTTTTGGCACTAGTGTAACAGTTGTGCAATTCACTACTTTCAGCAGTTTGCCATTTTGAAAGAACTGTAGTATGGCACTTGTGACGTCGTCTCCCACCACGTTCCAAAATTCCTTAAAGAACTCCACTGGATAACCATCTATTCCGGGTGCTTTGTCGGCTGGCAGCTCCTTTAGTGCCTTACGGACATCATCTGCCGACACAGGCCTAAGAAGTTCTTGCTGTTGTACTAAGGACAGACACGGTCCATCCCTAGCAATTGCTAAGTTTAGACAGGGAAGTTCAGTAGCAGCTGTACCTTGGATCTTGTGGAAGAATTGCAAGAATTCCTGCTGCACTTGTACAGGGTCAGATAGTTTCGTTCCCACCTCAGTGTATATACTAGATATTCTGTTCTTGGTCTGTCAGGCTTTGAGATGGGCATGAAAGAACTTAGAGTTTGTATCACCAACAGCTATCCATGTTGCTCTGGATTTCTGTCACAAGACTTGCTCGTGAATATTATCCAGCTTCTGTATTTGCCCCAACACCTCTCTTTCCTCCTCGATCAGTTGAGCATTGAAGAAGTCTAGATTTAGAGCATCCTGGATTTCCTGTAATTTAAGATGGAGCAGGTCCAGCTTTTTATCTAATGTGGAGTACTCCTTGCTCAGCCCGCTAATCCCGACTGCCAACTTTTTCAATTTTTGCCATACCACAAACATCCTATATCCTGAAATTTGCTGGTTCCAGGTATTTGTCACAACTTGTTTAAATGTGTCTTGGTTCAGCATAGCATTTATCAATCTAAATGGCCTTTTGGTCGAAGTAATAGTAACCTCAGTGTTCAGTATAATAGGCGAATGGTCAGAACATTCAGGATTCATGTATATAGCTTCCAACTGACCATACTTGCAAAACCATTCGGCATTCCCCAAAATCCAATCAATCTGGCTGTATATCCTATCATCTGAGTCGCGTTTATTGTACCATGAAAATTTGCATCCCCGTCTCGTGACCAGCCCCAACCCGAGATCAGCAACGCAATCCTGGAAATCAGTAGTTTCACTTATATGGACAGGTGCTCCATGAATTCTATCCTCCACAGATAATATCGTGTTGAAGTCGCCAATTAGTAACCAAGGGTCACTCATGCCTGTACTAATGGTCCGTAGCTGCTCCCATAGTTGTTTCCGTTCGGCAGCAATGTTTAGACCATACACAAACGTCACATTGCAGGAGAAGTTCGAGTGTTTGGCCTTCACCTTACAATGGATTATTTGGGCAGTTTCCCGCAGCGGGGTAATCTCTGTTTCATTATGCTTCGAGCCAATCCAAATCCTACCATTGTGAGCCGAAGGGTAGTTGGAGTAGAATTCCCAACCCACCCCAAATCCTTGCTGAATTTTCCTCGCCTTCTCCACCTTTACTTTCGTTTCTAGTATAGCTATAATATCTACTTTGTTCTTTCGCAAAAAGGATTTCATTTCCTTTTGCTTATAGGGGCGGTTTAACCCCCTAATATTCCACGAACAAAGTATCATGGCGGGTTGAGTGCCTTGGGGCTTTGCCCCTGACCAGCTTTAGTGATCATTGCTGTTTTACTCTGCCCGACATGGAGCTGTATCACCTGAGCTACAATGCCCTGGCTGCCACTCTCCGCAGCCACCTCTTTCGTATTTGCGACAGTTTTAGAGGCTTCCCCCTGCACTTGCTCACCATATCCTAGAGTCACTTGCTTCCCAGCTTGTTCCCGATCTCCTTGCTGAGGTATCGCAGCCAGGTCAGTGGCCTTTTCTTGCCACTCAGCCCTGTCCTGCTTCCTTTTCCTCTTAGCCTTCTTCTTTTCCTTAGGCATATTCTCATTCGCCTCACCTCGTGCTTTGCATTCCTCTGCTAAATGCCCCAATTCATGACACTCGTGGCACAGTTTGGGGTGCCACTCATATTCAATCTCTTGCTCCCTTAGCTCCCCATTCTGTTGCTCAATAACCAACACATCTGGTAAGACCTGGGTGATGTCCATCTCTATCAGCATTCTAGCATACGATACCCTTTCACACGAAGCTGTCAATTTATTTGTACATACCGGCTTACCCAGATAGCTTGCTATACGGCCCATATTTTCAGCAGACCAGTAAACCAGGGGCAGTCGTGGGAAAGTTACCCAAATGGGCACAATTCGCATAGGTTCGTCATCCATCTGGAAATCTGGCGTCCAGTTCTTCAATATCATCGGTCTGCTGTTGAAGGTGTATGGTCCATTCTGCATTATGAGGTCTATATCCGCCTCATCTTCAAATCGAAACAGGAAATAGCCATCATCATGGAGTATCACTCGTGGAGTTTGAACAGCAGTCCACACTCCATATACAAACTTAAGCATTTCTTTAAACGCCGGAGTGCCTCCCATCACATAGCCAATTAGAGTTGACTGCCATTTCTCACATTGTTCCTTCAGTTCCTTATGGTTGAGCTTGACCACTTTCAATCCATCCCTAATTGTTGGGGGGAAAAAAGTTAGTTTCAACCCATGTTGTTTCGCCCGATTTCCTCGCACAATCTCCGCCATTGTCGGAGTTTGCCCAGTATTGAACTCAAGTTTACGAGTAGCCACAGCTTGAGGACCAGTCGATACCTTCTCCTTTTCATTATCTTCCATCTTTTCCTCACCTCTTTTCGCCTGTGAAACAACAGGGTTTGGATTTGGATCGCCGACCTCGATTGGGTCTAGATCCGTAGTCTCCTGCTATGCCGGAGTAAGCTGACTTACCGTCGGTATCTTCCCAGATCTCGCCTGACTCGACTCCGGTATCCAATCCGCTAGTTGTAGTTGTTCGAGATTTTGGGGAATACCAGATTCCGGCGTCACCATACGCCGCTCCTCTTGCGTTGCCGCCGGTGTCCTCGTGTTCTTTTTCCTCTTACCTTTCTCCTTAGGTGGACGCCCAGGCTTGCGCCCCTTAGCCATCGCCGCCGGTACACAATCAGCAATCCTCGCCTATCGTGCGCCGAGAGCTTTGTTATCGTGCGCCTAGCCTTTTCCAATTATTTCTTCCAAACTTTTTAAGATTGTGGTTAGGCAAATTTAAGGATTAAGGGTCATTTGGTTGGGAAACAAGTTATTTCAGTCCTCCCACaaggataaaataacactacaatcctAAAATAACTAAGCATGATTTTGTTCGAGCCCAAACGAGCTCTAAAAGAAGGATGAGACCAAAGAACTATATTTGTTTAATTACTCTCCTGGGTTAATACCTGCAAAAAGAGAGGCTCAGATGCGACACATGTTATCGTCTGACATCAGACTCGGTAGAGACCCTAATCTCACCCACTGCTGCGCAATAATCATCACAGCACTCCATCATGCACCAGCCGGGAATCGAACCCGGGTCTGTACCGTGGCAGGGTACTATTCTACCACTAGACCACTGGTGCTTGTTGTTCTAAAGTTCAGCTTCTCTTTATACGACAACATCACATCAATAAAATGATAATTCAACTTATCATTTCAGTTGTTCATAAGACATGTTACTGTGTTTGATAGAACCGTAAATTCAATTAAAATCTTCCTTCTTGACAATGATTTCTTATCTTTTGGTTAAGAATTTGTGTTCCTTGTGAActtaacaacttttttttttctttctgattcTTCAAAGTGAGCGATAAAACACCATACGGCATTCAACAACTTAAATTCATGTTGAGAGTAAATTGCTAAAATATTCTCATCAAAGCATATGCTCATTTAAAGACGAATTATTATTTTAAAGATTGAAAAAAAATAAGTATAACTCTCTAATCCTTGATTTACATCCCACCAACACATTTATAAAATTACTATGCACGCCAAAAATTAAGCAAATAAAAATATTGCCTACAATAATTAAAGGTCTCCAAATCTTAAACTGACtcaataattaattatgtataaTTTTTACAGGTTAGCCTAAACTTCAGTTTACAATGTGAAATTTGTAAAACGCCAAATAAAAAATTCAATTATTAGATAATTAGACTTCAAACAATAATACGAAATTGATAAAGAGTAAATGCAAATGTGCattctttttttaaataataatagTTTATCTCATCCATCCTATGGTACGTGGCCATGTCTCCatttcaacatatatatatctatatataatataaaactaggcataaataatcctatgtggcacctTTCTATGGCCTCCAATCTCCATTGACATTTagcttttttctccttttttttttttagagttttATGAGTTTTTTATACTAactaatgaattaaaaaaaatgtcttCCAAGTAAATGTAGTAATAAACGCATGGAGTAGTAGTAAATGATGATCTTTATGATTCAACCAATGCTCAGGTAACGTTTTTGGTTGAATCAACCCAAAACACtttttattgttattatcatATTCTAAATCTTTTCAtttgctaatatatatatatatatatatatatatatatattaattataaAACTAGGCAATAGAAGAATGATGTTGCACCTTTCTTTAGCCAAGGATCTTATTTAtcttcttgctctttttttttttttttgacaattttcCCTATTTCTCTATTTTTTATTGTGCAAGAATAAATGTGTCAATTACTACTCCTCCACTCATATATTCTTTAATGTAAAAACTTAATGGTCTTTATTTCCATTACTCCCATAACTTTTTATTTTCATAACCCCTAAATAATTACTAGTCATGTTCATGGCATCATTTGATATTCCATATTGTTatcctataaatagaggcattgCAAAACTTTGTTGTAAAATAAATGATACACATCCTGATGCTAATAGTTGCTATAAGCCTAGAAGTGATTACCAATTGCAGGAAAGAAATATTTCTAAAGCAATTCTTTAAGCAAGGGATTCACTTTCTAATTCGTCTTGAGCTACGAGAGACTTATTTGTGGGATAGTAAGGGATGGTATTCAATGATAACATGCTATATTCCATGACAAAATAGTTGAACTTCTATTTAAATTTTCAATGTGCATTTGAGTGTTGTTTTAGTCAGATTTTTAGGATGTTTGGTGATATACATCTTAACTTTGGAGTTGGGGATGTATAATCATGTTTTCTCTTTACAGTTATTGCTTTTTATTTGAGATGACTGTTGTTTTTACTCTTAACTAGTTTTGGTCTCCGGTGTTGGGTTTGAACCACTAAGATTGCTTCTTCATGTAAAAATGTTTTGAGTTTACATCTTAGGTAGGGTGTTGTAGATGGCTTTCATGGTGGTGAAAAGCTTAAAGACAATTTTTCTACCAGTAGTCATACCACTTGTAATTGAAAAGTTGAGATTGTTGTTCCAAAATGATAAAATTGCGTCATTTGTTCAAATTACAGAAGTattataaatttataattttatGAGGACATGacaatcttttattttttttagtcaGTACCTTCAATAATATTTCTTTGGTTATAATTAATTTATGCAGTTCTGATTTTGTTCGATTATTTGCAACTTATAATATATAGGAAGTTATTTAAAATTGATTCTAGAAAGTAGAAAGGTTATAGTAAAATTTGCACATAAACTCATGTAAAATCTATACTTATTAGAGATTTACTAAAAACTGTACTTTGTAACATGTCATGCAATATACTTTTAATgattatttcttttctttattttacaACACATTTATCTTCTAGATTGTTCTCAATATTTTtctttatattattttaagaatttCAAAAGTCATTCTTTCCAACTTGTGGTACTTTCTGTATTCAAGAAGATCTTTTACGTTAttaaaataagagaaaaagacTATTACTTAATGCGTTCACTATTTTCGACGAAGCTAACTATCCATGATTAAAATGGAGAGAGTGTCAAATCTTGTGATGATGCAGATTAGCTTCAATCATCATTGTACAACACACCATTATTTACTATCAAAAGGAAAAGaagctttctttttaattttttattgtagcgaaacatgTATGATTAATTCaatcaagaaaaaaaacttaattgGGCAAGGTGAACATAACTCCAACATTTGATTAGTTTAAAGTTTGTGAAAAACACAAGTATAGTTTAATCAATTtcttattttatatatttatattttatttgtgTTTATTTCAAATACATGGTATACATCCTTCAAGAATAAGATTTCGACACAATTTGACACGAAACAAAAAACGATTTCAACATAAAGGTTTTAAATTTCACCTTAAAGGGTATGAGGAGTTGGTCTTTCAAATGTTTTTTCTGTTGCTAATAAATTTTGTATTTTATTCTGTAAAGTTTAGCTTCTCAATAAATGATTAATAATtatttaagtatttttttttttggtgagaaTTACTATGTTTAAGATGAGAAATAAATCGAAGTATTTTCTTTAATAAACTCAATGTTATTTTTCtcatgaccgcgcgaagcgcgggttGTTTCCCTAATTCTTATATCATTATACCTATGAATCGTTGGTGGAGTGTATAAAAATAATACTAAATAGGGTATATTAATAATGTTGAGGATAGTAAAGAATATGATGGATAAGTAATAGTACTAGTATTACATGTAGCAGACTTAAATTTGCAAAACCAATCATTACACTAATATTTAATCCCAACATTATTCTACATAATTCAccctaccaaacaacccctaaaatTTAGTAGCACACCCTACCTTAATGTCAATTAATATTTTATAAAGTTGGAAATAACACAAAAAAGTGTATgttgttatgaaatatattatggatgtccaatacacaaatataatgcttctcctccaccatcttaatggttcctccattttctcatatattgaatgcatatgtagcactataaatagaggcataagttttcatatgaaatacacttgtaacacattttggaagaatagtaaaaatctctcctcttttgtcattctatttctatggatttcatcctttaatattgtgactcttttagcttcattttataacacgttatcagcacgagactctgccgttccgagcaaatactttaaagtctcgaaggtattgattttctatctttctttactaatggcaaatcataccaaacgtgaatttgtagctttagatatatccggcaatacctatatgtcttggattcttgacgccgaaattcaccttaatgcgatgggtctggcagacaccatcaaagataaaaatgaggcatcaaaccaagaccgtgccaagaCTATGATAT
Encoded here:
- the LOC132616398 gene encoding uncharacterized protein LOC132616398 gives rise to the protein MAKGRKPGRPPKEKGKRKKNTRTPAATQEERRMVTPESGIPQNLEQLQLADWIPESSQARSGKIPTAKRGEEKMEDNEKEKVSTGPQAVATRKLEFNTGQTPTMAEIVRGNRAKQHGLKLTFFPPTIRDGLKVVKLNHKELKEQCEKWQSTLIGYVMGGTPAFKEMLKFVYGVWTAVQTPRVILHDDGYFLFRFEDEADIDLIMQNGPYTFNSRPMILKNWTPDFQMDDEPMRIVPIWVTFPRLPLVYWSAENMGRIASYLGKPVCTNKLTASCERVSYARMLIEMDITQVLPDVLVIEQQNGELREQEIEYEWHPKLCHECHELGHLAEECKARGEANENMPKEKKKAKRKRKQDRAEWQEKATDLAAIPQQGDREQAGKQVTLGYGEQVQGEASKTVANTKEVAAESGSQGIVAQVIQLHVGQSKTAMITKAGQGQSPKALNPP